A region from the Candidatus Electrothrix scaldis genome encodes:
- a CDS encoding DUF4188 domain-containing protein, giving the protein MIYPQRMTAAVEEDFVLFLIGMRINKLWKVHKWLPVARSMLNMIDELYEHPELGFLSHEQWIGRTTVMMQYWKSFEHLENFAKNRTSVHLPVWTRFNKQIGTSGDVGIWHETYLSGKGRYECVYNNMPQFGLAKVGNHIEARGKYLSARSRMNA; this is encoded by the coding sequence ATGATTTATCCCCAGAGAATGACCGCAGCTGTAGAGGAAGATTTTGTCTTATTCCTTATCGGAATGCGGATAAATAAACTGTGGAAGGTCCATAAATGGCTGCCTGTGGCTCGTTCTATGCTCAATATGATTGATGAACTGTATGAACATCCTGAGCTTGGTTTTCTCAGTCATGAGCAGTGGATTGGCAGAACGACCGTCATGATGCAATACTGGAAATCGTTCGAACACCTGGAAAACTTTGCAAAGAATAGAACATCAGTCCATCTCCCTGTATGGACGCGCTTCAATAAACAGATAGGCACAAGCGGAGATGTGGGTATTTGGCATGAAACATACCTGTCCGGTAAAGGGCGTTACGAATGCGTATATAACAATATGCCTCAATTCGGGCTGGCAAAGGTTGGGAATCATATTGAAGCACGAGGAAAGTACCTGTCAGCTCGCTCCAGAATGAATGCATAG